One part of the Gadus macrocephalus chromosome 8, ASM3116895v1 genome encodes these proteins:
- the vps4b gene encoding vacuolar protein sorting-associated protein 4B isoform X2 — protein sequence MAANNNLQKAIDLAGKAAQEDKDKNYEEALRLYQHAVQYFLHVVKYEAQGDKAKQSIRAKCAEYLDRAEKLKEYLKKKEKAPPAKPVKESQSEDKGNESDEGDDPEKKKFQNQLSGAIVMEKPNIMWNDVAGLEGAKEALKEAVILPIKFPHLFTGKRTPWRGILLFGPPGTGKSYLAKAVATEANNSTFFSISSSDLVSKWLGESEKLVKNLFTLAREHRPSIIFIDEIDSLCGSRSENESEAARRIKTEFLVQMQGVGNDNEGVLVLGATNIPWTLDSAIRRRFEKRIYIPLPEEHARSFMFKLHLGATPNSLSESDFVTLGKKTEGYSGADISVIVRDALMQPVRKVQSATHFKKARGPSRDDPNIMVDDLLTPCSPGDPNAIELTWMDVPGEKLMEPIVCSSDMLRSLANTKPTVNDQDLDKLRKFTEDFGQEG from the exons ATGGCTGCCAACAACAATTTACAG AAAGCCATCGATCTTGCCGGTAAGGCAGCACAGGAGGACAAGGATAAAAACTATGAAGAGGCTTTGCGTCTGTATCAACACGCTGTTCAATACTTCCTGCATGTAGTTAAGT ATGAAGCCCAGGGGGACAAGGCTAAGCAGAGCATCCGGGCGAAATGTGCGGAATACCTTGACAGGGCAGAGAAACTCAAAGAGTACctcaagaagaaggagaaggctCCTCCTGCAAAGCCTGTCAAAGAATCACAGTCAGAGGACAAAGG AAATGAAAGTGATGAAGGCGATGATCCAGAGAAAAAGAAGTTTCAGAACCAACTCTCAG GTGCAATTGTCATGGAGAAGCCCAACATCATGTGGAACGACGTCGCTGGCTTGGAGGGAGCAAAGGAAGCACTGAAAGAGGCTGTCATCCTACCCATTAAATTCCCACATCTATTCACAG GGAAGAGAACACCGTGGAGGGGGATCCTGCTCTTCGGACCCCCAGGTACGGGAAAGTCCTACCTGGCTAAAGCCGTAGCAACAGAGGCCAACAACTCCAccttcttctccatctcctcgtcCGACctggtgtccaaatggctggGAGAGAGCGAAAA GCTGGTGAAGAACCTGTTCACCCTGGCTAGGGAGCACAGGCCTTCCATCATCTTCATCGACGAGATCGACTCCCTCTGCGGCTCCAGAAGTGAGAACGAGAGTGAGGCGGCTCGCCGCATCAAGACAGAGTTCCTGGTGCAGATGCAAG GAGTGGGAAACGACAACGAAGGAGTGCTGGTACTTGGAGCCACAAACATCCCATGGACTTTGGATTCTGCCATCAGAAGAAG ATTTGAGAAGAGGATCTACATCCCTCTGCCCGAGGAGCACGCCCGATCCTTCATGTTCAAGCTTCACCTGGGCGCCACCCCAAACAGCCTCTCCGAATCCGACTTTGTTACTCTGGGGAAAAAGACAGAAGGCTACTCGGGGGCGGACATCAGTGTCATCGTCAGAGACGCCCTCATGCAGCCGGTCCGAAAGGTCCAGTCGGCGACCCACTTCAAAAAG GCACGGGGGCCGTCAAGAGATGACCCCAACATTATGGTCGACGACCTGCTGACCCCTTGCTCACCGGGGGATCCTAATGCCATTGAATTGACATGGATGGACGTTCCCGGGGAAAAGCTCATGGAGCCAATTGTTTGCTCG TCGGACATGCTGAGGTCACTCGCCAACACAAAGCCCACTGTTAACGATCAAGACCTGGACAAACTGCGGAAATTCACAGAGGACTTTGGACAGGAAGGCTGA
- the kdsr gene encoding 3-ketodihydrosphingosine reductase, with amino-acid sequence MSSEELSSSITDWFFFNSWWLLLPFVMLLVIAAFIVAFVLLLYMISPLISPKPFKLNGAHVVVTGGSSGIGKSIAMECYRQGAFITLVARDETKLVLAKKEVEKCAINDKQVVLCISVDVSSDYGQVESVIKQAQEKLGPVDMLVNCAGTSIAGKFEEVDMDRFKKMMEVNFLGSVYPTRAVITTMKERRMGRIMFVSSQAGQIGLFGYTAYSPSKFALRGLAESLQMEMKPYNIYVTVAYPPDTDTPGFVEENKTKPLETRLISETAAVCQPDQVAKIFVKDTVQGNFNSSVGPDGYMLSALTCGMSPVTSITEGLQQIVTMGLFRTIALFYLCSFDSIVRRCMIQREQAKAADKRE; translated from the exons ATGTCCTCAGAAGAGTTGAGCTCATCGATCACAGATTGGTTCTTTTTCAATTCCTGGTGGCTCCTTCTGCCATTCGTGATGCTTCTTGTCATCGCTGCCTTCATCGTTGCCTTTGTGTTGCTCCTGTACATGATATCGCCTCTTATTAGCCCCAAACCTTTTAAACTCAACGGGGCCCATGTCGTG GTAACTGGAGGATCGAGTGGGATTGGGAAGTCCATCGCTATGGAATGCTACAGGCAGGGAGCCTTCATCACATTGGTGGCCCGAGACGAG ACTAAACTGGTTCTGGCGAAGAAAGAGGTGGAGAAATGTGCTATCAATGACAAACAG GTGGTGCTCTGCATATCAGTGGACGTCTCCAGTGATTATGGTCAAGTGGAGAGTGTGATAAAACAG GCCCAAGAAAAGCTAGGCCCTGTGGATATGCTGGTGAACTGTGCCGGAACATCCATAGCGGGAAAGTTTGAGGAGGTGGATATGGATCGCTTCAAA AAGATGATGGAGGTCAACTTTCTGGGCAGCGTGTATCCCACCCGGGCGGTCATCACCACCATGAAGGAGCGTCGGATGGGACGCATCATGTTTGTCTCCTCTCAGGCCGGACAGATCGGCCTGTTTGGCTACACTGCCTACTCCCCGTCTAAATTCGCCCTCCGCGGTCTGGCAGAGTCCCTGCAGATGGAG ATGAAGCCTTACAACATCTACGTGACCGTGGCCTACCCCCCAGACACGGACACACCAGGATTCGTCGAGGAGAATAAAACAAAG CCTTTGGAGACCAGGCTGATCTCGGAGACGGCCGCTGTTTGTCAGCCGGACCAAGTGGCCAAGATCTTCGTGAAGGACACCGTG CAGGGGAACTTCAACAGCTCCGTGGGCCCAGACGGATACATGCTCTCGGCCCTGACCTGCGGGATGTCCCCCGTCACCTCCATCACAGAGGGCCTCCAGCAG aTCGTGACCATGGGGCTGTTCCGGACCATCGCGCTCTTCTACCTGTGCAGCTTCGATAGCATCGTGCGCCGCTGCATGATCCAGCGGGAGCAGGCCAAGGCGGCCGACAAGAGGGAGTAA
- the vps4b gene encoding vacuolar protein sorting-associated protein 4B isoform X1: protein MDPSNRQKAIALAQKASQEDLDGNYEEAIRSYQHAVKYFLHILKRPQGKEDNQTIRDKCKQYLDRVDELQDYLDKKKKAIDLAGKAAQEDKDKNYEEALRLYQHAVQYFLHVVKYEAQGDKAKQSIRAKCAEYLDRAEKLKEYLKKKEKAPPAKPVKESQSEDKGNESDEGDDPEKKKFQNQLSGAIVMEKPNIMWNDVAGLEGAKEALKEAVILPIKFPHLFTGKRTPWRGILLFGPPGTGKSYLAKAVATEANNSTFFSISSSDLVSKWLGESEKLVKNLFTLAREHRPSIIFIDEIDSLCGSRSENESEAARRIKTEFLVQMQGVGNDNEGVLVLGATNIPWTLDSAIRRRFEKRIYIPLPEEHARSFMFKLHLGATPNSLSESDFVTLGKKTEGYSGADISVIVRDALMQPVRKVQSATHFKKARGPSRDDPNIMVDDLLTPCSPGDPNAIELTWMDVPGEKLMEPIVCSSDMLRSLANTKPTVNDQDLDKLRKFTEDFGQEG, encoded by the exons ATGGATCCCTCAAACCGACAG AAAGCCATAGCACTGGCTCAAAAGGCTTCACAAGAAGACCTGGATGGAAACTATGAAGAAGCGATCCGCTCCTACCAGCATGCGGTCAAGTACTTTTTGCACATACTGAAAC GACCCCAAGGTAAAGAGGACAACCAAACGATCAGAGACAAATGTAAACAGTACCTGGACCGAGTGGATGAACTTCAGGACTACCTAGACAAAAAGAAG AAAGCCATCGATCTTGCCGGTAAGGCAGCACAGGAGGACAAGGATAAAAACTATGAAGAGGCTTTGCGTCTGTATCAACACGCTGTTCAATACTTCCTGCATGTAGTTAAGT ATGAAGCCCAGGGGGACAAGGCTAAGCAGAGCATCCGGGCGAAATGTGCGGAATACCTTGACAGGGCAGAGAAACTCAAAGAGTACctcaagaagaaggagaaggctCCTCCTGCAAAGCCTGTCAAAGAATCACAGTCAGAGGACAAAGG AAATGAAAGTGATGAAGGCGATGATCCAGAGAAAAAGAAGTTTCAGAACCAACTCTCAG GTGCAATTGTCATGGAGAAGCCCAACATCATGTGGAACGACGTCGCTGGCTTGGAGGGAGCAAAGGAAGCACTGAAAGAGGCTGTCATCCTACCCATTAAATTCCCACATCTATTCACAG GGAAGAGAACACCGTGGAGGGGGATCCTGCTCTTCGGACCCCCAGGTACGGGAAAGTCCTACCTGGCTAAAGCCGTAGCAACAGAGGCCAACAACTCCAccttcttctccatctcctcgtcCGACctggtgtccaaatggctggGAGAGAGCGAAAA GCTGGTGAAGAACCTGTTCACCCTGGCTAGGGAGCACAGGCCTTCCATCATCTTCATCGACGAGATCGACTCCCTCTGCGGCTCCAGAAGTGAGAACGAGAGTGAGGCGGCTCGCCGCATCAAGACAGAGTTCCTGGTGCAGATGCAAG GAGTGGGAAACGACAACGAAGGAGTGCTGGTACTTGGAGCCACAAACATCCCATGGACTTTGGATTCTGCCATCAGAAGAAG ATTTGAGAAGAGGATCTACATCCCTCTGCCCGAGGAGCACGCCCGATCCTTCATGTTCAAGCTTCACCTGGGCGCCACCCCAAACAGCCTCTCCGAATCCGACTTTGTTACTCTGGGGAAAAAGACAGAAGGCTACTCGGGGGCGGACATCAGTGTCATCGTCAGAGACGCCCTCATGCAGCCGGTCCGAAAGGTCCAGTCGGCGACCCACTTCAAAAAG GCACGGGGGCCGTCAAGAGATGACCCCAACATTATGGTCGACGACCTGCTGACCCCTTGCTCACCGGGGGATCCTAATGCCATTGAATTGACATGGATGGACGTTCCCGGGGAAAAGCTCATGGAGCCAATTGTTTGCTCG TCGGACATGCTGAGGTCACTCGCCAACACAAAGCCCACTGTTAACGATCAAGACCTGGACAAACTGCGGAAATTCACAGAGGACTTTGGACAGGAAGGCTGA